A region of the Calditerricola satsumensis genome:
CCGCCTTTGCGGCCGGCTGGGCCGGGGCCGGGGCCGCTTCCGCCCGGGGCGATGCGGCCGCGTCGGCCTTCGCCGCCTCGTCGGCCGGCGCTTCGCCTTCCGCTTCCATCAGGCAGATGGGCGTGCCGACGGAAACGGTCTCGCCTTCCGGAACGAGGATCTCCTTGACGATGCCGGCAACGGTAGACGGCACCTCGGCGTTCACCTTGTCGGTCATGACCTCGCAGAGGGGGTCGTACTTGTTCACCTTGTCACCGGGTTTGACGAGCCACTTGGCAATCGTTCCTTCGGTGACGCTCTCCCCCAGCTGGGGCATTTTGACTTCTACCGCCATGATGAGCCTCCTTTTTCCCGTTCGTTAAAACTCAGCCAGCTCTTTCATCGCTTGATACACCTTGTCGGGGTTGAGCATGAAGAACTTCTCGAGCGGCGGGCTGTACGGCATGGCCGGAATGTCCGGGCCGCACAGGCGCTTGATCGGCGCGTCGAGGTCAAAGAGCACTTCCTCGGCGATGATGGCCGCCACCTCGCCGCCGACGCCGCCCTCCTTGTTGTCCTCGTGGACGATGAGGACCTTCCCGGTCTTCGCCGCCGCCTCGCAGATCGTCTCCTTGTCGAGCGGATACAAGGTGCGCAAGTCGACAACGTGGGCGCTGATCCCCTCCTGGGCCAGCCGCTCGGCCGCCTCGAGGCAGAAGTGCAGGGCCAGGCCGTAGGAGAAGACGGTGATGTCCTCGCCTTCCCGCTTGACGTCGGCCTTGCCGATCGGCAGCACGTAGTCTTCCTCGGGCACCTCGCCCTTGATAAGGCGGTAGCAGCGCTTGTGCTCAAAGAACAGCACCGGGTCGTCGTCGCGGATGGCCGCCTTCAAGAGCCCCTTCACGTCGTAGGGCGTCGACGGGGCGACCACCTTCAGGCCGGGCGTGCTGTTGAAGAGGGCCTCGACGCTCTGGGAGTGGTACAGCGCACCGTGCACGCCGCCGCCGTAGGGGGCGCGGACGACGATCGGGCAATGCCAGTCGTTGTTGGAGCGGTAGCGCATCTTGGCCGCCTCGTTGATGATCTGGTTGACGGCCGGGTGGATGAAGTCGGCGAACTGAATCTCCGCCACCGGGCGCATTCCGTACGCCGCCGCGCCGATGGCCACGCCGACGATGGCCGACTCCGACAGCGGCGTGTCGATGACGCGCTCTTCGCCGAATTCGTCGATGAGGCCCATGGTGGCGCGGAACACGCCGCCGCGCTTGCCGACGTCCTCCCCGAGCACGAACACGCGCTCGTCGCGGCGCATCTCCTCGCGCAAGGCCTGGGTGACCGCTTCGATGTAGGAAATTACCGGCATCGTCCGTCCCTCCTCACTTCTCGGCGTACACGTACTTCAGCGCGGTCTCCGGCTCGGCGTACGGGGCCTTTTCGGCGTACTCGGTGGCCTCGTCCACTTCGCGCTGCACGCGCTGGGCGATCTCTTTCTCCTGCGCTTCCGTCATCGCCCCCACCTCGAGCAGGTACTGGCGGAAGCGCGGGATCGGGTCCTGCTTCTTCGCTTCCTCCAGCTCCTCCCGCGAACGGTAGGTGCGGTCGTCGTCGTCGCTGGAGTGGGGCACCAGACGGTTGACGACGGCCTCGATCAGCGTCGGCCCTTCGCCGCGCAGGGCGCGCTCGCGGGCTTCCTTCACCACGCGGTAGACCTCCAGCGGGTCGTTGCCGTCAACGCTCACGCCGGCAAAGCCGTAGCCGACGGCCCGCTTGGCCACGCTGTCAACGGCCATCTGCTTCTTGAGCGGCACGGAAATGGCGTACTTGTTGTTCTGGCAGAAGAAGATGACCGGCAGCTTGTGCACCCCGGCGAAGTTGGCCGCCTCGTGGAAGTCGCCCTGGTTGCTCGACCCCTCGCCGAAGGAGGTGTAGACAACGAGCTCCTTCTTCTGCATCTTCGCCGCCAGGGCGATGCCCACGGCGTGGGGCACCTGCGTCGTCACCGGGCTGGATCCGGTGAGGATGTTGAGCCGCTTGCAGCCGAAGTGGCCGGGCATCTGCCGCCCGCCGCTGTTCGGGTCCTCCGGCTTGGCAAAGGCCGACAGCATCAAGTCGCGCGGCGTCATGCCGAAGACGAGGACCACTGCCGCGTCGCGGTAGTACGGGCACAGGTAGTCGACGCCCTTCTTCAGGGCGAAGGCCGCCCCCACCTGCGCCGCCTCCTGTCCCTGGCAGGAGATGACGAAGGGGATCTTCCCGGCGCGGTTGAGGAGCCACTGCCGCTCGTCCACCTTGCGCGCCAGGAGCATGTAATAGTACATCTCGACCACTTGCTCGTCGGTCAGGCCCAGGGCCTTGTGCCGATTTTCCGCCATGCGCTTGCGCCTCCTTTTCCTCAAGCTTGCCCGCCGAACCGCCGCGTCCGCGCCTCACCCGGCCTGCCGCGGCGTTACGCCCCGTGGATCGCTTTCCCGTCGACGGCCAAGGCCGCCTCCATGATCGCCTCGGCCAGCGTCGGGTGCGGGTGGACGGTGTGGGCCACTTCCCACGGCGTCGCGTCGAGCACGCGCGCCAATCCGGCTTCGGTGATCAGGTCCGAGGCGTGCGGGCCAATGATATGGACGCCGAGGAGGTCGTTCGTCTTCGCGTCGGCCACTACTTTGACAAACCCGTCCGGTTCGCCGAAGATGAGGGCCTTGCCGTTGCCGCGGAAGTTGAACTTGCCCACCTTCACCTCATAGCCCTTTTCGCGCGCTTCCCGCTCGGTCAAGCCCACGCTGGCCACTTCCGGCCGCGAGTAGGTGACGCGCGGGACCTTCGTGTAGTCGATCGGGTCGGGGCTCAAGCCGACCATGTGCTCCACGGCGACAATCCCCTCGTGGGACGCCACGTGGGCCAGCTGCGGCGTGGCAATGACGTCCCCGATGGCGTAGATGTGCTTCTCCTTGGTCTGGTAATAGTCGTTGACCTTGATAAAGCCCTTCTCCAGCTCGATTTCCGTGCTTTCCAGGCCGATGTCCTCCACGTTCGGCACGCGGCCCACCGAAACGAGCATCTTCTCCGCCGAAAGGGTGAGCCGCTGGCCGCCCTTGTCCGCTTCCACGGTGAACCCGCCGTCCGTCTTGCGGAAGGTTTCCGGCAGCACCTTGGTCCCGGTGTGGATCGTCACGCCGCGCTTCTTCAGGATGCGGGCCATCTCCTTGCTGATCTCCTCGTCCTCCGTCGGCAGGATGCGGTCGAGGAACTCGACGACGGTCACCTCGACGCCGAAGTCGCGCAGCATCGAGGCCCACTCCACGCCGATCACCCCGCCGCCGACGATGACGATCGATTTCGGAAGCGCTTCCATTTCCAGGGCTTCGTCGGACGTCATCACCACCTCGCCGTCCACGTCGAGCCCCGGCAGCGTGCGCGGCCGGGAACCGGTGGCAATGAGGACGTGCTCGGGAACGAGGATCTCCTGCTCGCCGTCTTGGGTCTCGACGCGGATGGCGCCGGAACGCGGCGAAAAGATGGACGGCCCCATCAGCCGGCCATACCCTTTGACGACGGTGATCTTGCCCTTCTTCATCAGGTGCTGCACGCCCTTGTGCAGCTGCTCGACGATGGCGCGTTTGCGCGCCTGCACCTTGGCGAAATTGAGGGCGACGCCGCCGGCCTCGACGCCGTACTTCTCCCCTTCGGCCAGCGTCGCGTACACCTCGGCACTGCGCAGCAGCGCCTTCGAAGGGATGCACCCGCGGTGGAGGCAGGTGCCGCCCAGCTTGTCCTTTTCCACCACGGCCACGTTCATGCCGAGCTGCGCGGCGCGGATGGCGGCCACGTAGCCGCCCGGCCCCGCGCCCAGTACGACGAGATCAAATTCGCGAGCCACTCCGCATCCTCCTTCGCGCCTCGTTTCTCGTTGCCCTCCGTGGGGCCATGCGCGCCATGCCGACACGGAAGATCCCGGCAATCGGCACGCCGGCATGCTCATCGCTGCAAGACCGCTTCGCGCACCACCGGGACGGGGTACTCCTTGGCCTCTTCTTCCCCGCGCAGCACGCGCAGGGCGCCTTCCGCCAAGGCCGCAAGCTCGTTTTCCCCGGGGTAGATCTTGACCGGCGCGATCCAGGCCACGCGCCGCGCGATCCAATCGGTGAACATCTTGCTGTAGGCCAGCCCGCCGGTGAGGATGATGGCGTCGATGCGCCCTTCCAGCACCGCGGCGGCAGCACCGATGGCCTTGGCCACCTGATAGGCCATCGCCTCGTACACGAGGCGGGCCCGCTTGTCCCCCTCCTCCACGCGCCGCTCCACCTCGCGTGCGTCGTTGGTCCCGAGGTGGGCCACCAGCCCGCCCTTGCCGACGAGCATGCGGCGGATCTCCTCCTGCGTGTGCCGCCCCGAGAAGCACAACCGCACCAGGTCGCCGGCGGGAACCGTTCCTGCGCGTTCCGGCGAGAAGGGGCCTTCGCCGTCGAGGGCGTTGTTCACGTCGACCACGCGCCCCGCCTTGTGGGCGCCGACGCTGATGCCGCCGCCCATGTGCGCCACAATGAAGTGGGCCTCTTCGTACCGTTTGCCCATCTCCCTGGCAATGCGCCGGGCCACGGCCTTCTGGTTCAGGGCGTGGAAGATGCTTTTCCGCTCGATGCCCGGAACGCCGCTGATGCGGGCCAGCGGCTCCAGCTCGTCGACGACGACCGGGTCGACGATAAAGGCCGGAATGTTGAGCTGCGACGCGATCTCGTGGGCCAGGATGGCCCCGAGGTTGGACGCGTGCTCCCCGTACCGCCCGCTTTTGAGGTCCTCGAGCATCGTCGCATTGACGCGGTACGTCCCGCCGGGAATGGGGCGCAGGAGACCCCCGCGCCCGACAATGGCGCTGAACTTGGTCAGGTTGATGCCCTTTTCGTGCAGGGCGTCGAGGATCACCTGCTTGCGAAAGGCGTACTGGTCGATGATGCGGGCGTAGGGGGCCAACTCCTTGACGTCGTGGCGCAGCGTCTCCTCGAAGAGGGGCTTTTCGTCCTCGTACACACCTATCTTCGTCGACGTCGAGCCGGGGTTGATGATGAGCAGCCGATGCGTTCGTTGCACGTGTCTCGCCTCGCTTTACCGCCGGCTCAGGATCGATTTCTCGTTGCGCACGAAGGTGCTGCGCGTCTTCGCCACCTGCGCGATGCGCTCTTCGGCCATGCGGTCGGCCGCCTTGTACGTGGGGATGTTGTCGCGCTTGGCGATCTCGAACACCTTCATCAGGTTGTCGTAGATCGACTCCACCTTCTTCAACGCGCGCTCACGGTTGTACCCCTCAAGCTCGTCGGCCACGTTGATCAGCCCGCCGGCATTGATCACGTAATCGGGCGCGTAGACGATGCCCATCTCGTGGATCCGGTCGCCGTGGCGCTCCTCCTTCAGCTGGTTGTTGGCCGAACCGGCAATCACCTTTGCCTTCAGCTTCGGGAGGGTCTCGTCGTTGAGGATGCCGCCGAGGGCGCACGGGGAGAAGATGTCGCAATCGACGGCGTAGATCTCGTCGGCACCGACCGCTTGGGCACCGAATTCCTCCACGGCCCGCTTCACGTTTTCGGGGTTGATGTCGGTGACGATCAGCTTTGCCCCTTCCTCATGCAGGTGCTTGCAGAGGTGGTACCCCACGCTGCCCACGCCCTGAACGGCGACCGTCTTGCCGGCCAGCGAATCGCTGCCAAAGGCCACTTTCGCCGCGGCCTTCATCCCGACGTAGACGCCGTAAGCGGTTACAGGAGACGGATTGCCGCTGGAGCCAAACTCCGGCGAAACCCCGGTGACGTAATCGGTCTCCTGATGGATGATGTCCATGTCGGCCACCGTCGTGCCCACGTCTTCCGCCGTAATGTAGCGACCGCCCAGCGACTGAATGTAGCGCCCCAGGGCGCGGAACATCGCCTCGTTCTTGTCCTTCTTCGGATCGCCGATGATCACCGTCTTGCCGCCTCCCAGGTTGAGGCCGGCCGCCGCAGCCTTGTACGTCATCCCGCGGGCGAGACGCAGCGCGTCAACGATGGCATCTTCCTCCGACGCGTAGGTCCACATGCGGCACCCGCCAAGGGCCGGGCCGAGGGTGGTGTCGTGGATGCAGATGATCGCCTTCAGCCCCGACGCCGCATCGTGGCAGAAGATCAGCTGTTCGTAGTCGTATTTCTGCAGGTACTCGAAGATGTTCATGGTCTCCTCCTCCTCGCATTCGGCAACGTGAAGACGGATGGGTTGGACGCTTTTACACCGTCATCGGCGCGCGCGCCCGCTCTGCGGCGAGCACCGCCAGCGCGATGGCGTAGAGCTTCGTCTCCGGCGTGTCGGCCCGCGACGTGACGACCACCGGCGCCTTGGCCCCAACGAGGATGCCGGCAATCTTGGCCCCCGCCAGGTAGGTCAGCGTCTTGTACACCGCGTTGCCGGTCTCGATGTTCGGGACGATGAGCACGTCGGCGAAGCCGGCCACCGGGCCGCCCACTTTTTTGTGCGCCGCCGCCTCCGGCGACACGGCCACGTCAAGGGCCAGCGGACCGTCTACGTCGGCCCCCTTGATCTGGCCGCGCTCGGCCATCTTGGCCAGAATGGCCGCGTCGGTCGTCGCCGGCATGTCGGGATTGACCGTCTCGATGGCGGTGATGAGGGCCACCTTGGGCCGCTCGATGCCCAGCGCCCGGGCCACCTGCACGGCGTTTTCGATGATGTGCACCTTCTGCTCCAGCGTCGGGGCGATGTTCATCGCCGCATCGCTGAGGAGCATCAGCCGGTCGGCCAGCGGGGCCTCAAAAACGGCCACGTGGCTGAGCACCCGGCCGGTTCGCAGGCCGTGCTCCTTGTCCAGCACGGCGCGGAGAAAGTCCGCAGTCGACACCATGCCCTTCATGACGACATCGGCTTTCCCCTCGCGGACCGCCTTCACCGCGGCGAGGCACGCCGCCTTGGGGTCCTCCACGTGTTCTACGCTTACCTGATTCAGCGGAAAGCCGATCTGTCGCGCGATGCGCTCGATGTTCGGGCGGTTGCCGAACAGCAGAAATTCGGCGATGCCCTGCCGCTGGGCTTCCTTGACCGCGGCGAGCACGTCCTCGTCCTCGGCCACCGCGACGGACACGGTCACCGCCGGTTTACGCCTGGCGTACTCCAACAGATCCTGTAGCCGGTTCATGCGATTCACCTTCCATGAGTGCCGTGATGATGCGCCCCTTGTTTCCCCCCTTACCAACAGGCTTTGCATCCAGGCGCACAACCATTCCGCCGGAAGGTTAAGCAAAAACAATGCCAACATCCGCAACCTCCCGCCATCCCGCCGTCGCCATGTTTCGGCTCCCCATGATGCGCAAATTCCTGCACACATGAGCAAGGCATTGCATGAATGAACGTGCACATCATGACGTGGAGGTTTCGTCTGCCGGTTTGGCGATTTCCCGGTTCAGCCCGAGTTTCTCCAGCTTGTAGTACAGGTTGCGGACGGAGATCCCGAGGAGCCGAGCCGCCTCCGTCTTGTTTCCTCCCGTGGCGGACAGGGCGCGGGCAATGTGCTCGGCCTCGGCCCGCCGAAGGACGGCCTCGAGCGGTTCGATCGGCCCGGTGAAACGGCGATGGCCGCCGGCCGGCGCCGACCCCGCCTGCTGGTCGAGGGGCGGCAAGTGTTCAACGCGGATGACCGTTTCGTTGAACCTCATGTTGATGATAGCCCGCCCCAAAATGTTTTCCAGTTCCCGAACGTTCCCCGGCCAGGAATAGGCGGACAGCACCTCGAGGGCGGCCGGGTCGACGCGTTTCACCATCCGCCCGTACTCCTGGTTAAATTTGCGGATCAAGTGGGCGCACAAGAGCGGGATGTCCTCCTTGCGGTAGCGCAGGGGCGGGATAAAAATGGGAAAGACGTTCAGGCGGTAATACAAGTCTTCCCGAAACGTCCCCTTCTGAATAGCCCGCTCGAGGTTAACGTTGGTGGCGGCAATGACGCGCACGTCGACGGGAATGGGCTTCGTCCCGCCCACGCGCACCACCTCTTTCTCCTGCAGCACGCGGAGGAGCTTGGCCTGCATGTTGAGGGACAGCTCGCCGATCTCGTCGAGGAAGATCGTCCCCCCGCTGGCCTCCTCAAACAGACCGCGCTTGCCGCCACGCCGCGCGCCGGTGAACGCTCCCTCCTCATAGCCGAACAGCTCGCTTTCGAGCAGCGATTCCGTCAGCGCCGCACAGTTGACGCGCACAAATTGGTTG
Encoded here:
- a CDS encoding thiamine pyrophosphate-dependent dehydrogenase E1 component subunit alpha, whose protein sequence is MAENRHKALGLTDEQVVEMYYYMLLARKVDERQWLLNRAGKIPFVISCQGQEAAQVGAAFALKKGVDYLCPYYRDAAVVLVFGMTPRDLMLSAFAKPEDPNSGGRQMPGHFGCKRLNILTGSSPVTTQVPHAVGIALAAKMQKKELVVYTSFGEGSSNQGDFHEAANFAGVHKLPVIFFCQNNKYAISVPLKKQMAVDSVAKRAVGYGFAGVSVDGNDPLEVYRVVKEARERALRGEGPTLIEAVVNRLVPHSSDDDDRTYRSREELEEAKKQDPIPRFRQYLLEVGAMTEAQEKEIAQRVQREVDEATEYAEKAPYAEPETALKYVYAEK
- a CDS encoding alpha-ketoacid dehydrogenase subunit beta gives rise to the protein MPVISYIEAVTQALREEMRRDERVFVLGEDVGKRGGVFRATMGLIDEFGEERVIDTPLSESAIVGVAIGAAAYGMRPVAEIQFADFIHPAVNQIINEAAKMRYRSNNDWHCPIVVRAPYGGGVHGALYHSQSVEALFNSTPGLKVVAPSTPYDVKGLLKAAIRDDDPVLFFEHKRCYRLIKGEVPEEDYVLPIGKADVKREGEDITVFSYGLALHFCLEAAERLAQEGISAHVVDLRTLYPLDKETICEAAAKTGKVLIVHEDNKEGGVGGEVAAIIAEEVLFDLDAPIKRLCGPDIPAMPYSPPLEKFFMLNPDKVYQAMKELAEF
- a CDS encoding biotin/lipoyl-containing protein gives rise to the protein MAVEVKMPQLGESVTEGTIAKWLVKPGDKVNKYDPLCEVMTDKVNAEVPSTVAGIVKEILVPEGETVSVGTPICLMEAEGEAPADEAAKADAAASPRAEAAPAPAQPAAKA
- a CDS encoding Leu/Phe/Val dehydrogenase — its product is MNIFEYLQKYDYEQLIFCHDAASGLKAIICIHDTTLGPALGGCRMWTYASEEDAIVDALRLARGMTYKAAAAGLNLGGGKTVIIGDPKKDKNEAMFRALGRYIQSLGGRYITAEDVGTTVADMDIIHQETDYVTGVSPEFGSSGNPSPVTAYGVYVGMKAAAKVAFGSDSLAGKTVAVQGVGSVGYHLCKHLHEEGAKLIVTDINPENVKRAVEEFGAQAVGADEIYAVDCDIFSPCALGGILNDETLPKLKAKVIAGSANNQLKEERHGDRIHEMGIVYAPDYVINAGGLINVADELEGYNRERALKKVESIYDNLMKVFEIAKRDNIPTYKAADRMAEERIAQVAKTRSTFVRNEKSILSRR
- the lpdA gene encoding dihydrolipoyl dehydrogenase, producing the protein MAREFDLVVLGAGPGGYVAAIRAAQLGMNVAVVEKDKLGGTCLHRGCIPSKALLRSAEVYATLAEGEKYGVEAGGVALNFAKVQARKRAIVEQLHKGVQHLMKKGKITVVKGYGRLMGPSIFSPRSGAIRVETQDGEQEILVPEHVLIATGSRPRTLPGLDVDGEVVMTSDEALEMEALPKSIVIVGGGVIGVEWASMLRDFGVEVTVVEFLDRILPTEDEEISKEMARILKKRGVTIHTGTKVLPETFRKTDGGFTVEADKGGQRLTLSAEKMLVSVGRVPNVEDIGLESTEIELEKGFIKVNDYYQTKEKHIYAIGDVIATPQLAHVASHEGIVAVEHMVGLSPDPIDYTKVPRVTYSRPEVASVGLTEREAREKGYEVKVGKFNFRGNGKALIFGEPDGFVKVVADAKTNDLLGVHIIGPHASDLITEAGLARVLDATPWEVAHTVHPHPTLAEAIMEAALAVDGKAIHGA
- the buk gene encoding butyrate kinase, coding for MQRTHRLLIINPGSTSTKIGVYEDEKPLFEETLRHDVKELAPYARIIDQYAFRKQVILDALHEKGINLTKFSAIVGRGGLLRPIPGGTYRVNATMLEDLKSGRYGEHASNLGAILAHEIASQLNIPAFIVDPVVVDELEPLARISGVPGIERKSIFHALNQKAVARRIAREMGKRYEEAHFIVAHMGGGISVGAHKAGRVVDVNNALDGEGPFSPERAGTVPAGDLVRLCFSGRHTQEEIRRMLVGKGGLVAHLGTNDAREVERRVEEGDKRARLVYEAMAYQVAKAIGAAAAVLEGRIDAIILTGGLAYSKMFTDWIARRVAWIAPVKIYPGENELAALAEGALRVLRGEEEAKEYPVPVVREAVLQR
- the ptb gene encoding phosphate butyryltransferase encodes the protein MCAGICASWGAETWRRRDGGRLRMLALFLLNLPAEWLCAWMQSLLVRGETRGASSRHSWKVNRMNRLQDLLEYARRKPAVTVSVAVAEDEDVLAAVKEAQRQGIAEFLLFGNRPNIERIARQIGFPLNQVSVEHVEDPKAACLAAVKAVREGKADVVMKGMVSTADFLRAVLDKEHGLRTGRVLSHVAVFEAPLADRLMLLSDAAMNIAPTLEQKVHIIENAVQVARALGIERPKVALITAIETVNPDMPATTDAAILAKMAERGQIKGADVDGPLALDVAVSPEAAAHKKVGGPVAGFADVLIVPNIETGNAVYKTLTYLAGAKIAGILVGAKAPVVVTSRADTPETKLYAIALAVLAAERARAPMTV